From Streptomyces asiaticus, one genomic window encodes:
- the dapD gene encoding 2,3,4,5-tetrahydropyridine-2,6-dicarboxylate N-succinyltransferase, with amino-acid sequence MTDAPTTAPTGAVAAGLATLTEDGTVLDTWFPAPELTAEPGPAGTERLDAEHTTRLLGETALKAVGPDPRRGVEVVAVRTVIASLDEKPQDAHDAYLRLHLLSHRLVKPHGLSLDGQFGLLANVAWTSLGPVAADQVERARLAARAEGLQLSVTSVDKFPRMTDYVVPAGVRIGDADRVRLGAHLAPGTTVMHEGFVNFNAGTLGTSMVEGRISAGVVVGDGSDVGGGASIMGTLSGGGKQTITIGERCLLGAEAGLGISLGDDCIVEAGLYVTAGTRVTLPDGKIAKALELSGVNNLLFRRNSITGTVEALPRTGSWGGLNEALHSHN; translated from the coding sequence ATGACCGATGCACCCACCACCGCCCCCACCGGCGCCGTCGCCGCCGGTCTCGCCACCCTCACCGAGGACGGCACCGTCCTGGACACCTGGTTCCCGGCCCCCGAGCTGACCGCAGAGCCCGGCCCGGCCGGGACCGAGCGGCTCGACGCGGAGCACACCACGCGGCTGCTGGGCGAGACCGCCCTCAAGGCGGTCGGACCGGACCCCCGGCGCGGCGTCGAGGTCGTCGCCGTCCGCACGGTCATCGCCTCGCTCGACGAGAAGCCGCAGGACGCGCACGACGCGTACCTGCGGCTCCATCTGCTCAGCCACCGCCTGGTCAAGCCGCACGGCCTGAGCCTGGACGGCCAGTTCGGCCTGCTGGCCAACGTCGCCTGGACCTCGCTCGGCCCGGTCGCCGCCGACCAGGTGGAGCGGGCCCGGCTCGCCGCCCGCGCCGAGGGGCTCCAGCTGTCGGTGACCAGTGTCGACAAGTTCCCCCGGATGACCGACTACGTCGTCCCCGCCGGCGTCCGCATCGGCGACGCCGACCGGGTCCGGCTCGGCGCCCACCTCGCCCCCGGGACCACGGTCATGCACGAGGGCTTCGTCAACTTCAACGCCGGGACGCTCGGCACCTCCATGGTCGAGGGCCGGATCAGCGCGGGCGTCGTGGTGGGCGACGGCTCCGACGTCGGCGGTGGCGCCTCGATCATGGGCACCCTCTCCGGCGGCGGCAAGCAGACGATCACCATCGGCGAGCGCTGCCTGCTCGGCGCCGAGGCGGGCCTGGGCATCTCGCTCGGCGACGACTGCATCGTCGAGGCGGGGCTGTATGTGACGGCGGGCACCCGCGTCACGCTCCCGGACGGCAAGATCGCCAAGGCCCTGGAGCTCTCGGGTGTCAACAACCTGCTCTTCCGCCGCAACTCCATCACCGGCACGGTTGAGGCGCTGCCCCGCACCGGTTCCTGGGGCGGGCTGAACGAGGCGCTGCACAGCCACAACTGA